In Lapillicoccus jejuensis, the DNA window GCCGTGGCACCCCCCCCTGCACACCCCGTCCGCCGCTCACCGACACGGCACCCTCCCCCACCTCGAGTGCCGGTCGCGAGTCCGGACGTCGCTCCCCCCACGACACCTCCCCCGGTCCGGACGCCGCAGGCCCCGCCCCCTCCCCCCGGGGGCGGGGCCCTCGGCCGTCCCCGGCTGTCAGCCGGTCGCTCAGCCGGACTCGACCGCGGGGAGGAAGAACCGCACGCGGGTCCCGCCGGTGCGCACCCGCTCGAGCCGGCACCAGCCGCCCATCGTCTCGGCCCGGTCCTGCATCGTCTGCACGCCCCGGTGCCCGCGCCGGGGGTGCACGCCCTCCTCGGGCAGGCCCACGCCGTCGTCGGTCACGGTCACCTCGACCCCGCCGTCGACCGGGTGCGTGCGCACCTCGACCTGGGCCGCGTCGGCGTGGTCGCGCACGTTGACGAGCGCCTCCTGCACGATCCGCAGCGCCTGGGCGCCGCGAGCGCCGTCCCACCGCCTGAGCGCGGCGCCGTCGGGCGACGCGACGACGCTCCACCGCGTCATCGACGTCTCCAGCACCTGTCCTGCGGTGGTGCACACCGCCTCCTCCCACGACGTGGCGAGGCTGGGCGGCTCGAGACCGGTGAGGACGTCGCGCAGGGAGGTGATGGCCGCCCTGATCCCGTCCCGGACGGTGTCCACCATGCCAAGGACCTTCTCCGGCTCGGCCGGGTCGCCCGGCCGGGACTCCCGACCGGGGGTCATGCGGCTGCGCAGCATGCTGATCCGCAGCTCGGTCGCGGCGAGCGTCTGGATCGGGTCGTCGTGCAGCTCGGCCGCCAGCCGGCGGCGCTCGTCCTCCTGGGCGCTGAGCAGGCGGGCGGACAGGTCGCGACGGTGGGCGGCGAGCCGCTCCACCCGCGCCTTGTCCTCGAAGCGCTCGACGGCGAGGGCGAGGTTGAACGCCACCTGCTCGAGCATCCGGACCAGGCTGGGGACGAAGACGTCGGCGCGCCCGTCGTAGAGGGTCAGGACGACGAGCTCGCCGTCCACCTCGCGGACCGGCAGGGCGACGGCGTCGACGACCCCGAGGTCGGCGACGGGGGTGGGCAGCGGCTCGTGCGCGGGACCGGAGACCTGAGCCCAGGCGCGTGAGTGGCCGGTGCGCAGGGCGGCCGCGGTGACTCCTGACAGCCGCCGGTCGCCGAGGGCGACGAGGGTGCCGACCGGTCCGACCAGGTCGCGGGCCGGGCCCGCGATCGCGTCCACGACGACGGTGTCGCCGTCGGGGCGGGCGCGACCGAGCCAGGCGGCGAGGAACCCGCCCTCCTCGACGGCGACCCGGCAGGTGGCCTGGAGGACCTCGCCGAGACCGTCGGAGCGCAGGATGGCCTGGTTGACCTCCGCCAGCATCCGGTAGCTGCGGGTCAGGTCGAGCACCTGCTCCTGCGCCCGCACCCGCTCCGTGACGTCGGTGGCCGCGGCGAAGGTCCAGGACCGACCGGGCGCGAGCTCGACGGGGGTCAGGCTGATGTCGACGGGGACGAGGCCGCCGTCCCGCCGCTTCCACCACAGTCCGGCGCCGTGGTGGAACTCGCGGAACTCCGGCGCCTCGAGGTAGTCGTCGCGCAGCATCCGGTGCCGCTCGACCCGGTCGTCGGGCACCAGCACCTCGACCGGGAGGCCCAGGAGGTCCTCGCCCCACCCGCTGAGCGCCTGCGCCTGGGGGTTGGCGAAGACGACGGTCCCCGTCCCGTCCACCGCCACGACCGCGACCGGGCTGACGTCGACCAGGGCGCGCATGACCGCGTCGAGGTGCGCGCCGTCGCCGGGGGGCTCGTCGGGCGGGGGCTCGACGGCGGCCGGCGTCGCGGACGACGTCGTACCGGGTCGTGGGGTGAGGTCCACAGGGTCACCGTACGACCTGCGATGACGCATGTCCGACAATTCCCGTGGACCCAGACGGTCCCCCGCCACCGGCGCGGGCGGTCAGCCCGTGTTGCGCAGCCCGGCGGCGATGCCGTTGACCGTGAGGAGCAGGGCGCGCTGCAGGTCCGCGGGCACGTCCTGGCCCTCCGGCACCTGTCGCGACCGGGCGAGCAGCGTCGCCTGCAGGGCGTGCAGCGGGGCCAGGTAGCTGTCGCGCAGCTCGAGCGTGGCGGCGAGGACGGGAGCCGACTCGAGGAGCGCGGACTGCCCGGTGACGGCGAGCACCTCCTGCACCGTGCGCTCGTGCTCGGCCCGGATGGTGTCGAACAGGCCGCGCTCGCCCTCGGGCACGAGGGTCCGCACGTAGCGCGCGGCGATGTCGAGGTCGGTCTTGGCGAGCGTCATCTGCACGTTGGACAGGAACGTGCGGAAGAAGGCCCACGAGCCGTACATCTCGCGCAGCACCTCCTCGCGGCCGTCGGCGCGGGCCGCCGCGAGACCGGACCCGACGCCGTACCAGCCGGGCAGGATCATCCGGTTCTGGGTCCAGCCGAACACCCACGGGATGGCCCGCAGGTCGTCCAGCCCGCCAGCGCCGCCGGGGCGCTTGCTGGGACGGGAGCCGATGTTGAGGTTGCCGAGCTCGTCCACCGGGGTGGCGCGCACGAAGAACGGCACCAGACCCGGGTCGCGGACCAGCGCGCGGTACGTCTGCTGCCCGTGCGCGGCGACGAGGTCCATCGTCGCGTTCCACTCGTCGAGCACCTCGCGCGGGAGCAGCGAGGTGCGGTGCAGCAGCGCGGCCTCGACGACGGCGGCCAGCG includes these proteins:
- a CDS encoding PAS domain S-box protein — encoded protein: MDLTPRPGTTSSATPAAVEPPPDEPPGDGAHLDAVMRALVDVSPVAVVAVDGTGTVVFANPQAQALSGWGEDLLGLPVEVLVPDDRVERHRMLRDDYLEAPEFREFHHGAGLWWKRRDGGLVPVDISLTPVELAPGRSWTFAAATDVTERVRAQEQVLDLTRSYRMLAEVNQAILRSDGLGEVLQATCRVAVEEGGFLAAWLGRARPDGDTVVVDAIAGPARDLVGPVGTLVALGDRRLSGVTAAALRTGHSRAWAQVSGPAHEPLPTPVADLGVVDAVALPVREVDGELVVLTLYDGRADVFVPSLVRMLEQVAFNLALAVERFEDKARVERLAAHRRDLSARLLSAQEDERRRLAAELHDDPIQTLAATELRISMLRSRMTPGRESRPGDPAEPEKVLGMVDTVRDGIRAAITSLRDVLTGLEPPSLATSWEEAVCTTAGQVLETSMTRWSVVASPDGAALRRWDGARGAQALRIVQEALVNVRDHADAAQVEVRTHPVDGGVEVTVTDDGVGLPEEGVHPRRGHRGVQTMQDRAETMGGWCRLERVRTGGTRVRFFLPAVESG